ACCTGAGGAGTAAAATGATACTGCGGCCGGTAGCGTTCAGTTAATGCTTGTGCAGCGAGTCGCGGCGTTACTCCTACCCGTGATTCCTCCGATCGACTCTCCGGTTGGTTTTGTATTGTACCGCAACTTGTAAGCAGGCCAATGAAGAGAAGCGTCAAATTATTACGGGATCTATTAGTTAACCGGGACATGATGAACTCCTTAACACGGCCAGACCAGAAATCGAGTATGCACAGCTAGAAATATGATGCTACATCTACAAACGATGCAGCTGAATTCCCCCTTTCAATATGCATGTCACAATTTAATAGATTCCGCCCTCCTTTCTCCGTAAGAGAATGGCAGCAGTAGACGAAGGGCATGGCGCCCAGTCTGGATAAAACCAGGTCCGTAAAAGACTTAGATTTGCTGTGAACTTAGTCTTGCATCAACGATTAAACATTGTCAAGCATTTGTAGATATACAAAAATTAGCTTGTCTGGTATATTGATGGGATAGATAATGGCTTCAGGACGACCACACTTTAGCATAATTCATACAAGTGTTGCCGAACGCGCTTTTGTGAAGATTAGTTGGATGCTACTCAGGCTAAAGCAGTAGCGCTTAATACAGCCATCTATAGTTCAATCTCTATAACCAGATATGACCCCCACGTTACTAAACGTTGCTCAACGCAGAATGAATCGCCAAACTGAGATTTAACCAAGAAAGACGTCTCACGCGTTTCTCCTGAATCGAGAGGAGATAGATTGCACTGTTTGCTAGTACACATTAGCCCACTCACGGGGGACTACCTCGGCACACCCAGAAGCTGACATAGAACGCCGTTTAGGGCTGAGCGAGGTTATGGGCGAGGACGGCCAGGACGACGCGGAGCCGGAGAGAGGGAAGTGTTTTGGTCTGAACGGAGCGAATTTGAGCTTCGACCAATTGTGAAAAGACGGTTTCAATGCGTTTGCGGAGCTTTGGGTGGCGGTCTTGCCGCCACCCGTTGTCATAGCGGGTGTTTTTCTTGGGTGGGAACAGGTAGCCCAGGCAGCAATAGCCCTTGTCCCCAATGATCTTTGGCCCGCCGAACTCAGGCCACCTCCGGTTCAACTCATAGCTGACGGTGGTGTCGTGAAGATTGGCGGGTTTGAGGAGGGACTGGACGATCTCCCCTGCGGGTGTCACCCAGGCATGCAGCTTGTACCCGTACACGTCGCCCTGGGTCCCAAACCCCCATTTCGCTCCCGGGAACTTGCACCGCTTGCCTCGTTTCGGGCGACACACCGGGAGCGGCATGGAGTCAATGATCACTTCTGCACAGCGTTTGGCGGGGCTGACCAAGGCTTCGAGGCGTTCCAGCAGACGCACGCTTCGCATGTACGCCTGGGTGTCGGAGGGAAGACCGACGCGGTCTTCCCTCAACATGTTCCACCAGATCGAGCGATACGGCTGCTTGAACACGAAGCGAGCGAGCAAGAGGGCCACGAGCAGGGCATCCGTCAGCTTCTGATGCTTAAATCGCTTCAGATCGCTGAAGTGCCGCTTCGCCCAACGGTGGAGCTGACGAATCACCGCACGACGACCTAAACTATGATGGAGACGGTATCTGCACATACCGTCTCCATTTTTCCTCGTCTCCGTCCTACTCGGCTACCCCAGCCTCAAGCCCTAAACGGCGTATAGAACCTTTTTGCTCGTTCTTCCAGCTTCTCATCCCCTAAATTTCATTCAATCAGTCAACCCTGCTACAGATCCCGTAAAAGACTGAGTTTCAGTGACGAGTGGATGTCCTTATTGATCACGGCGTAAGTTCGCACTGGTTTTACCTGCCTTGAGTCCTGAAGAACTTCGCCGACACACAGTACGTTCTGCCGTGATCCATACCGACTTTTGCCGGGATCAATAGGGCGCACCACGTGAGAGATGCAGAGAAAAGGAGCGCTGCCTCGTGGCCTGATCAGGGCTGGAGACTCACGCCCCTTGCGTCTAAGGGAACATGCAGTATGCGAGTAGGAATACAAAGAGCCGTTCTTTGCCCACTGCGGCAACGGTTAGGACTACCGTCCTGGTTGGGAAATTCTTGGTTAAGCCAGCGCTTCGGAAGGAATCTTTTCGGGTGAAATGGCTCCCGTCATGACAGCAACGGTATCGGCCATGCTGATGAAACGGGGATTGACCACAGCGGCACGTCGTCCCAGCCGCTGGACATGAATACGATCCGCAATTTCAAACACGTGCGGCATGTTGTGGCTGATCAGAATTACGGGAAGGCCGTTGTCCCGTACCTGACGAATCAAGTCCAACACCATGTTGCCTTCTTTGACGCCGAGTGCGGCGGTTGGCTCATCCATGATGACAACATGCCGAGCGAACGCAGCGCTGCGGGCCACAGCCACGCCTTGCCGTTGTCCGCCGGAGAGGGTCTCTACCGGTTGACTCATTGAGCGGATACCGATCTTGAGATTTTGCATGTGGCGGCTGGCTTCCTCGACCATCCCTTTACGGTCGAGAATCCGCAACATCCGCCCCAGGGGTCCTCCCATATAGAGTTCTCGGCCCAGGAAGAGGTTTTCCGCAATGGTCATGGCAGGAGCCACAGCCAGGTCCTGGTAGACCGTCTCAATTCCGGCGCGCCGGGCATCAATGGGACTGCGGAATTTCACAGGCTGGCCATCCAGCAACAGTTCACCACTGTCGGGAATGGTCGCGCCGGAAAGAGCCTTGATCAGGCTGCTTTTTCCCGCGCCATTGTCTCCGATCACGGCCAGAATCTCGCCGGGGCGCACCTCAAAGTCCACACCGTCCAAGGCCGTCACCTGTCCGTAGCGCTTGACGAGCTTGCGGGCTTCGAGAACGGGGGTTACGGGAACAGGAATGCTGTGCTCAACAGGATGTGGCTCCAGGATATGGGGATTCACGAGGACCTCCGGCTGAGTTGGTCAGTGGCTACGGCGAGAATAACGAGGACTCCGGTAATCAGAATCTGGTACACGCTGGGCACGCCCATCAAGGTCAGGCCGTTACGGAATACCCCAACGATCAGGGCACCGATCAGCGTGCCGAAGATATTGCCGCGTCCACCAAAGAGGCTCGTGCCTCCGAGCACAACGGCAGTGATGGAATCGAGGTTATCGGTCGAACCCGCGTTGGGATCACCTACGCCGGTTCGTGCCACAAGCAGCAGGCCCGCTATGCCGTAAATGAAACCCGCGATGGTGTACGTCAGCAGCAGCACCCGTTGGGTGGGAATACCGGTGAGTCGCGCAGCTTCAGGATTGTTTCCCACGGCGTACAGGTGACGTCCAGGAGCGGTGCGCTGGAGGATGAACCAGGTGAGCAGGTACAGTCCCAGCATCAGGACAGTGCCGTATGTGATGGCGGTGGAACCTACCCGGAAGGAGTTCCCCAGAAAGGTGAGTGCGGAGGGCAGGCCACTGACGGTCTGGGCGTTGGAGTAGATCTGCGTCAGGGCGAAGGCAATGTTGAGGGTGCCCAGCGTGACAATAAAAGGTGGCACCTTAATCCGCGTGAACAGGGCGCCGTTGATCAGGCCAAACAGCGTTGTGACGGCCAAACCAGCCAGTATGGAGAGGCCTGCGGGCAGGCCTGACTCCACGGCGAGCTTGGTGACGACGATGGTTCCAAGCGCCATGATCATGCCGTTACTCAAGTCGATGCCGGAAGTGAGGATCACCAACGTTTGCCCGATGGCAAGAACGCCGACCACCATCACCTGCTGCAGGATGAGCGAGAAGTTCTGCCCGGTGAGGAACCGGTCGGATTGGGTGGCGAAAAAAACGCATGCGGCAAGCAGCGCGAGCAGCGGCCCGAGAATCCCAATGTTGTGGTGTTTTAAAAGGGTCAGGGGATTGAATCCCGCTGGTTGGGTTGTTGACCGGGTCATCATGGAGTTCTCCTGGCTTTCTCGACCCAGCAGATCTGAGGAAGGCCAGGAGCTCATCGTCAGATCTGCTGTTCACTACACTTGACTAATACGTATTACTTGCCCCAGCAGTTGGCGAGGCCAAACTTGGTGTCACTGCTCTTCACGCCGCTGACGGCCTTGGCTGCCACCAGGGTCACGCCCGTATCGACGTAGCCAGTGACTTTTTTGCCGGTCTTGGCGTAGTCCACGCCTGCTTTCACGCCCATGGCGGCCATCTTCAGCGGGTACTGCTGACTGGTGGCAGCAATCACGCCAGCAGTCACGTTGCGCACCCCAGCACAGCCACCATCCACGGAGA
The sequence above is drawn from the Deinococcus hopiensis KR-140 genome and encodes:
- a CDS encoding IS982 family transposase — its product is MCRYRLHHSLGRRAVIRQLHRWAKRHFSDLKRFKHQKLTDALLVALLLARFVFKQPYRSIWWNMLREDRVGLPSDTQAYMRSVRLLERLEALVSPAKRCAEVIIDSMPLPVCRPKRGKRCKFPGAKWGFGTQGDVYGYKLHAWVTPAGEIVQSLLKPANLHDTTVSYELNRRWPEFGGPKIIGDKGYCCLGYLFPPKKNTRYDNGWRQDRHPKLRKRIETVFSQLVEAQIRSVQTKTLPSLRLRVVLAVLAHNLAQP
- a CDS encoding ATP-binding cassette domain-containing protein, with translation MNPHILEPHPVEHSIPVPVTPVLEARKLVKRYGQVTALDGVDFEVRPGEILAVIGDNGAGKSSLIKALSGATIPDSGELLLDGQPVKFRSPIDARRAGIETVYQDLAVAPAMTIAENLFLGRELYMGGPLGRMLRILDRKGMVEEASRHMQNLKIGIRSMSQPVETLSGGQRQGVAVARSAAFARHVVIMDEPTAALGVKEGNMVLDLIRQVRDNGLPVILISHNMPHVFEIADRIHVQRLGRRAAVVNPRFISMADTVAVMTGAISPEKIPSEALA
- a CDS encoding ABC transporter permease, with amino-acid sequence MMTRSTTQPAGFNPLTLLKHHNIGILGPLLALLAACVFFATQSDRFLTGQNFSLILQQVMVVGVLAIGQTLVILTSGIDLSNGMIMALGTIVVTKLAVESGLPAGLSILAGLAVTTLFGLINGALFTRIKVPPFIVTLGTLNIAFALTQIYSNAQTVSGLPSALTFLGNSFRVGSTAITYGTVLMLGLYLLTWFILQRTAPGRHLYAVGNNPEAARLTGIPTQRVLLLTYTIAGFIYGIAGLLLVARTGVGDPNAGSTDNLDSITAVVLGGTSLFGGRGNIFGTLIGALIVGVFRNGLTLMGVPSVYQILITGVLVILAVATDQLSRRSS